The segment CAGAATGAGGGAGGTATGGGAACATATCTTGGAATCCCAGAAGATATCAGCGGATCTAAATGCAAGCTATTTGCGTTCCTGAAGGAGAAATTAATGCATAGAGTGAATGGATGGACGGGGAGGTGGCTATCAAAAGGAGGAAAGGAAGTTTTGATCAAATCTATACTGTTAGCACTCCCGACATATGTTATGTCTACCTTTTTGCTCCCGCTGGAGATATGTGAGAACCTCGCAAGTGCCATtgcacaattctggtggagctCAAATCCACCAAAGAGAGGGATTCATTGGGCTAAATGGTAGAAGATGTGTTTACCAAGAGAAGAGGGCGGGATTGGTTTCCGTATGATCCATAAGTTCAACCTGGCTTTACTAGCCAAACAACTGTGGAGACTAGTCCAATTCCCTGACTCGTTGGTAGCTCGAGTATTGAGAGGAAGATATTATAGAATGAGCTCGCCATTGCGATTGCATTCTGTGAGTGTCCCATCCTACGTCTGGTCCAGTATATCAGCGGCACGAAAATTACTACTTTTGGGGATCAGACAAAAAAATCATTCTGGATATGAGGTTAGGGCTTGGGAGGATCCTTGGATCCCTACTACACCAGCTAGGCCGGCAAGACCTATTGCTCCAGTCCTCCATCCAAACTTGAGAGTTAGTGATCTCATTAATGGGGAAACAAGGGAGTGGGATGATGGATTACTAGAAAAGTATGTCAATCCACATGATATACACCTCATTAAGATTTTGGCCATAAGCTCAACTCACCATAGAGACTCCTTCTGCTGGAATTATACCAAAAATGGCCAATACACAGTTAAATCGAGATATTGGGTAGCACGGAACCTAATGAGGAACGATGAAGATAAGGAGATCCTGGAACCGAGCATCACCAAACTCCAAGCCTTTGTTTGGAAGGTAAAATCACCCTTATGTGGCAATTGATAACTGGACAAGTTTCTGTTACAAGGAATCTAGTACGACGAAACATGAGATGTGATAACTACTGTCCAAGGTGTGGAGAATCAGAAGAAACAGCTACAGCTCTGCAAGTGTGGTCCCTAGCATCAACACCATCTGCTCCTGACATCTTTCCTCTAACAAGTATTTACGCCAACATGGATTATCTCTTCTGGAGAAAGAACAACATTGATGCACCAGAGCTTGACAAAGACGGAAAGACCCTTATCCTTCGAATGTCAGAGCACTGATTTGCGCAATAAATTGGCTAAGAGGATTTGAGTCTTTAGACTGTAAGTTCTTGATCATTAGTCTCTGGTTCTATCCTTAGATTTGTCACTGGTCTTGTACTTGAAACTGATAATCGAATTTTCTTAGGTGATGAAGTGGATTTTGAACCTTTGGAGTTGGAGGAAGTTGGAGTAGAAGTTAATGAAACATGTCAGGTCTAAGTTCATGTGTAAGTCTACTGATATAATCACTTGTCTTGGCTTCTTTGTGTTGTGTATGTTTGAGTCTGCTTATAAGTTTGAGACGTTTGAGTGATATGGGTTTTAGGGTTTCCTTATACGTTTGAGACTTGAGTCTGCTTATAGTTTGAGACTTTGAGTCTGCTTGCTAAAAATGCTTTCACATTGCTATCTTGTATACGTTTGAGACTTTGAGTGATATGGGTTTAATGTATTAGTCTAGCATGGTTTGAACTTGAGCACTTTGAAGTATTAACGTATTAGTCTCGCATGGTATTAACGTATTAGTCTCGTATGGTTTGAACTTTGAGTGATATGGGTTTAATGCATTAACTTTGATTTGGTGCAGGCAAGTGACATGTATGAAGTTGAGCACTTAGGGAGTTTAAACTTTGAAGTTACGAGGTATGAACTGATGCTATTTTATTAAGTATGAACTGATGCTATTTATGTGATCTTTGAATTTATGTATTGTTGCACTTATGAATTTATGGATGAAATTTAATCTTAtgaatttatatttgtatttttagacTTATAGATTGAAATTCAAAATATTCTTATATGGTTTTTAATGGAGCCCATGGCAGCCCATATAAATATGGGTGTTAGTGGATTTAAGCCTTAATGAACATGGTCCTTAATAGTTATGGTCACTCTTTGTCCACAAATAATAAATGGACAAATGGATATGGACTAGTGGACATGGGCTCGCCCAGTTTACAGCTCTACAAAGACCCTTATCCTTGGATAATCTGGTATATCTGGAAGGCCCGAAATGATAAACTGTTTAGAGGAATAGACAGAGATCCTATGGAACTAGTTAGATATGCTGAAAGTGAATGCCAGGCTTGGTTTAATGCCAATGAGAGGATACCGGATAACCCACATGAGCTTCATAATGAGGAACCCCAAGCCATAAGCTTGGATAATATATGTATGGTGGATGGATCATGGACTTCCATGGCACAGTTTAGTGGTTGCGGATGGGTCTGGAAGGATAGCCTGGGACAGACACAGCTTATGGGAATGCACAACTTAAGTAGGAGAGAGACTTCTTTGCATTCGGAAGTGGAGACACTAAGGTGGGCAATGGAGAGCATGCTTCTACATTCTTCGTGTCACAGCTTTGGAACAGATTGCAAAGATCTAATAGCAATGATACGAGAACCTCAAGCTTGGCCAAGTTTCGCGACTGAATTGGAGGCAATAAAGATGCTCCAGCTATGTTTTCCAGAATTCAAGATCTTTCACATCCCACGAGCACAAAATGGAATATCTGATTCGTTAGCTAAGTCTGCTAGATCCTTTTATAGGAAGCTTTGTtacattggttgttctattccggtctggttacccagaccatcTCAAGTTCTTTAAGTTATAGAATGGCCGTTCgttgtcaaaaaataaaataaaataaataaaattgattttacttaattttagtttaagtattttaataatgatatgaaaatatattataataatttcaaatattcaGATCTAAAAGTGtattaaatttacatatatactagttttttaaaagttcaaataAAGATGCAGCTTTCATTAAAAtctcatataatttttaaacttttttataatctaAAATACATAAACCGGGCGGTTAAACGATCTAGTATAATTAAAAGTCACAAAGTTACCTTGGGTAACTAGAAAAGTGGCGTATATTAGAACAACAAACCAAGAGGTCTCGGTTCATCTGTTAATTTACAGGTTGAATTGGTAAGGGACTTGGGTTGTAAAAATGCAACAGACTATTCTGGGGTTTGTTGAGTCATAAATCAAAGTGTTAAGCGTTTAATCGGTTCAGATAAAAACTCTAGGGAGCATATGTGCAATTCTGTGAAGATAATGTTCATCGCAAGGAGATGATGTACAACACTAGAGAATGAGAAAGAGATAGGGGAAGAGAGATGGAGAACGCTTTGTCTCCGTCGCCGGCAGGTGAAACCGCGGGAAGAGTAGCCTCTCTGTACGTCTATCCGATCAAATCTTGTCGAGGGATATCTTTGTCTCAGGCTTCTCTCACTCCCACAGGTATTTAACCAGAGACACTAATCCGTTTGTTTGCTTATGAGTTCTTGATGAGTTCTTGATTCAAATGAAATTTGTGGGCGTTGTAGAAATTATTTAACTTTTGTGTGTGTGATTGGTTGGTTAGGGTTTCGATGGGATAGAAACTGGTTGATTGTGAACTCTAAAGGAAGAGGATTGACTCAAAGAGTGGAACCAAAGCTTTCCTTGATTGAAGTTGAAATGCCTAAACATGCGTTTGCACAGGACTGGGAGCCCGACAACAACTCTAACATGGGTAAGATTTTGTCTTTTTATTCTTCAACTAAATTTTTaagatatctttttttttttacagtggTTAGAGCTCCTGGCATGGATGTACTTAAGGTTTCACTAGCTAAACCTGAGAAAATAGCCGATGGTGTCTCAGTCTGGGAGTGGTTTGGCTCCGCACTTGATGAAGGAGAGGAAGCCTCTAACTGGTTTACAACTTTTCTTGGGAAGCCTTGTCGACTTGTTCGTTTTGCAGACTCTGAGACAAGACCTGTGGATCCAAACTACGCTCCAGGTCACTTTGCGATGTTCTCAGACATGTACCCTTTCTTGCTTATATCACAGGTCAGTCACCATGAACGAGGAAGTTGCTTGGGTTCTTGTTCTGCTCAGAATAGTTACATTACGTTTTATAGGGTTCCCTTGATGCCCTGAATGAGCTTCTCAAGGAGCCTGTACCCATCAGCCGATTCAGACCCAAGTATGTTTGTTTCAAAATTATTGCTTTGTAACAACACTTGATCAAACTTTCTTTTCACAGCATCTTGGTTGATGGATGTGAACCATTTGCTGAGGACTTATGGACAGAGATCCTTATAGACAATTTCACCTTTCATGGTGTGAAATTATGCTCTCGTTGCAAGGTATATACAGCCTACTTCGTTATAtactttctttgtttttgttttaaggGTAAGCTTTTAAATTGTTTTGGATGATCAGATACCGACGGTAAATCAAGACACTGGAATTGGAGGTGTAGAGCCAATTGAGACTCTGAGGAGTTTTAGATCAGACAAAGTCTTACAGCCACAGAAGAAACCACAGGGAAAGGTACTCAAAAAACATTGTTGGGTTTACTTTATCATCATAATGATTGAATATGGGAGTtttgaatgatgatgatgatgcagaTATACTTTGGACAGAACATGGTTTGGAAACATGGGGTTGGGGATGGAATAACAAAAACAATCGAGATTGGTGATTCTGTTTTTGTCC is part of the Brassica rapa cultivar Chiifu-401-42 chromosome A09, CAAS_Brap_v3.01, whole genome shotgun sequence genome and harbors:
- the LOC117128152 gene encoding mitochondrial amidoxime reducing component 2-like codes for the protein MENALSPSPAGETAGRVASLYVYPIKSCRGISLSQASLTPTGFRWDRNWLIVNSKGRGLTQRVEPKLSLIEVEMPKHAFAQDWEPDNNSNMVVRAPGMDVLKVSLAKPEKIADGVSVWEWFGSALDEGEEASNWFTTFLGKPCRLVRFADSETRPVDPNYAPGHFAMFSDMYPFLLISQGSLDALNELLKEPVPISRFRPNILVDGCEPFAEDLWTEILIDNFTFHGVKLCSRCKIPTVNQDTGIGGVEPIETLRSFRSDKVLQPQKKPQGKIYFGQNMVWKHGVGDGITKTIEIGDSVFVLRKLSSPTEAAT